CTATCAGCTCGAAAGCGTCGATCCCATCGACCAATTCCGCTTTTCGCCCCATATAGAGATCGTCGGCGTTTTCCGCCGCGAGGCGAAGAAGAAGTCGAAGCGGAAAAAGCTTCTGGGATAAGATCTGAGATAGCGCTCAGACGAGCGGAAGATTAAAAAAATGCTGAACTCAATGCTCTTTTGCCGCTTGAACCGCAGTCCGTCCGAGGGCAGTGATGGTGTAGATCGTATCCGAGAGGTTGAGTGATTGTTCAGTCACATAACCAGCTTCAATGAGCCGGCTGAGTCCCTGACGGTTCCTGTTTCCGGATATCGTGCGCTCGCCTTTTTCTAGATCTTGCAGAAGCCTAATTTCTTCTTTGATGAGCACTAGCATCTGTATACTCCCGACGGCCCAATCTCTCTCATGGATAAACTTTGCGCTTTGATCCGCACAGCTTCAACGACAACGCGGCGATTGTACGGAGGCATGAGCGTGGCTGCTAAGTTTCAGACTAATGTATGCATTACCTTTTTCACCATTGGGCTCAATGCAGGCGTCGCGTTGGCAAAAGACATCCCGGAGGCTTTCACCGTCTATGGATTAGGAATGGTCTCGTGCGGACAGTATATATCCGACAGGACTCATAAACCTTTTGCTGAAGAAGGTTATTCTGATTGGTTGGCGGGTTATTTAAGCGCCTTCAATCGCTTCAATATTGGCGCGAACACGCTGACGAAAGACCTCGACATGGCCGGTGCACTCGGCTGGATAACGAATTATTGCCGCGACCACCCAACAGAAACCCTACAAAGCGCGACTACCGACTTGCTGTTATTCCTGTGGAAAAAGAAATCCAATTAACACGTAAGAGACGGCAATCCTCGACCCGCCTGTGAGCGGGTCGATGAAGCAGGGGTTTGACGGAACGAAGCGCCGTGTCACCTCATCGTAATCTAAGCTTAAGCCCACCATGAGTTAGCAAATCGAAATGGCCCAAACAGCGCTCAGCCTCGCACCCGACCTTCTCCAGCGCTTTGCCGCCATCGCCGGCGAGGCCCATGTGCTAACGCGTGACGCAGACATGGCGCCCTATCTCTGCGAGCCGCGCGAGCTTTATAGAGGCCGCGCGCTTTGCGTGGTACGGCCCGCTTCGACGCAAGAGGTCGCCGCCATTGTCGCGCTTTGCAATGAGACCGGGACAAGCCTCGTGCCGCAAGGCGGCAATACCGGGCTTGTCGGCGGCCAGACGCCCGACACAAGCGGCCATGAGATCGTGCTGTCGCTGACGCGCCTCAACAGGTTGCGCGAGCTCGATCTGGCCTCCAACACGATGATTGTCGAAGCCGGCATGATCCTCGCCAATGTGCAGGCAGAGGCGGATCGCGCCGACCGCTTTTTCCCGCTGTCGCTCGCGGCTGAAGGCTCCTGCACGATCGGCGGCAATCTTGCGACAAATGCCGGCGGCACGGCGGTGATCGCCTATGGTTCGGCGCGCGATCTTGTGCTCGGCCTCGAAGTCGTGCTCGCCGATGGGCGCATCCTGTCCGACCTCTCGAAGCTCCGCAAGGACAATACGGGCTACGATCTGAAACATCTTTTCATGGGATCGGAAGGCACGCTCGGCATCATCACCGCCGCGGTGCTCAAACTCTTTCCGAAGCCGCGCGCGATCGAAACGGCCTTCGTCGGCTTGGCCAGCCCCGAGGCGGCGCTCGATCTTCTGAGCCTCACCCGCGCCATGGCCGGCCCGGCACTCACCACTTTCGAACTGATCTCAGCCCGCGCCTTCGATTTCGTGCTGCGTCACGGCGAAAGCGTTCGGCCGCCTTTGCAGGATGGCCATGCCTGGTACGTGCTTTTGGAACTCACTTCGCCGAATGCGCATGGCTTGAGCGAGTCGATGCTTGCCCTGCTCGAGGCCGCGAGCGCGCAAGGCACGATCGAAAATGCCGCGGTGGCCGCCACGCTCGACCAGCGCCAGGATTTCTGGCGCCTGCGCGAACTGATCCCCGACGTGCAGAAGCGCGAAGGCGGTTCGATCAAACATGACGTATCGCTGCCGATCTCAGCGGTTCCCACCTTCTTGAAAGAGGTCGACAGCGCCGTGACGGCGGCCATGCCCGGCGCGCGGCTCGTGCCCTTCGGCCATCTCGGCGACGGCAATATTCATTGCAATGTCTCGCAGCCGGAAGGCGCCGACAAAGCGGCTTTTCTGGCGCGATGGGCCGAGATCAATGCCATCGTCCATGCGGTCGTAACGGCGCATCGCGGCTCGATTTCGGCCGAGCATGGCATCGGCCAATTGAAGCGCGATCTTCTGCCTTCGGTGAAGGACCCGGTCGCCTTGGATCTGATGCGGGTCTTGAAAAAGACGCTCGACCCGAAAGGGATTCTCAACCCCGGCAAGGTGCTTTAAACCGCGCTTGCAAGACACCTCCGTTAGACAAACCAGGAGCCCAATATGCCTTTGGTCCGCGTATCCATTTTGAAGGGTAAGCCGCCGGAATACCGGCATGCCATTTTGAACAATATCTATCAAGCCATGCGCGAGGCCTTCAACGTGCCGGAGGAAGACCGCTTCATGACCCTGACCGAGCATGAGGAATCGGATTTCGTTTTCAGTCCGACCTATCTCGATATTTCGCGCACATCCGATTTGATCATGATTCAGATCACGGCCAATAATACGCGCACGCTCGATCAGAAGAAAGCGCTTTATGCGCGCATCGCGGAATTGCTCGTGAAAAACCCTGGCGTGCGGCCTGAGGATATTCTCATCAATCTCGTCGAAGTCGCGAAGGAGAATTGGTCCTTCGGGCACGGCATCGCGCAATATGCGTGAGCTTCCAGAGTCGGATCAAATTATTTCGTTTCGAAAATCGATGTGTGCGAACCCTCTCCCAATGGGAGAGGGTGCCGCCGGAGGCGGCGGGTGAGGGGTTACGCACCCTCAATTTGGAAATTGCAACCCCTCATCCGCCTCGCATTCGCTCGGCACCTTCTCCCACAGGGAGAAGGACGCGCCTCATGTTTGAGACCAACTTGCAACATGGGCATCAATTCCAGGCAGTGATTTCGGCCGCCTAGAACAAGCTCCCCTGCTCCGGCACGTCGCGCTTTTGCGGCTTCGCGGGAGCGGGCGTAGCGCTCGGCGCAGCCGGCTCTTGAATATCCGGCGTGTCGTTTGCCACCTTATTGACGCCCGGGCCGATCTCGAAAAATTCGAGCACGTCGTTTTCAGGCGGACGTAGAAGACGCAGCGCGTCGTCCACCCGCTCCGTTTCATTGTCGAGCCAGAGATCGAAACTCTTTTGCTCAAGCACCGCCGGCAGGCGCGGATGGATCGCAGCGGTCGCGCCATTGGCCGCGGTCGTGACGATGCAGGCCGTGTCCAGCTCCTCGCCGTTTGGGCCCATCCATGTCTCCCAGAGACCGGCGAAGGCCATGAGCGTTCGATCCTGCCGGCGTATGAGAAAAGGCTGCGGCGGAATTGTCTTATGGCCCGGCCGCCATTCGTAGAAGACATCCGCGAAGAAAAGACAGCGTCGCCGTTTGACCGCGTTCTTGAAACTCGCCTTTTGCAGAAGCGTCTCGCTGCGGGCGTTGAAAATCAGCGGAAAGCCTTTCGGGTCCTTCACAAAACCCGGCAGAAAACCCCAGCGTGCCAAAACGAAACGCCTCTCCATCGCGCCTGAAATGTTTCGTTCATGACGAATGATTGGAACCGGTTGGGAGGGCGCGATGTTATAGCGGGGAGGAAAATTGGGCTGATCAGTATAGCCGAAGAACAGCCTGACGGCCTGGGGTGTCGAGGTAATGGCGAAGCGTCCACACATGACAATAAGTCGGGCCTGCTTTGTCTCTAATTCGTCGATTATTCTGCATCCGTGGAATTGATCGAAACAGATTATTTATTTGCATATGACAAAGTAGGACGTAAGGAATTGGACGAGATGTCAGCCGTGGCGAGAGAATCTGACCCTTATCGTGTACCGCAAATGACCTCGGAGCGCGCGTCAGCCCTGGTCAATCCCGCCTCCGGGTTAGCCAATGACTATCTCAACCTTTTCAATGAGATCGTCATGCTCATCGAGCAGCTTCCGGTGATGCCCGACCTTATTCAAGATATTCTAGCCTGGCATCCGGTCAGCTACGCCGATTATTTTTCGGCATCATCCTTACCAGAGCGGCATCTGGCCCTTGAAGCCTATACCGACCTCGATGCCGAATTTCGCACAAGTTTTGAAACGGTCGTCGACGAGCTCGATCAGAAGGCTGTCGGCGCGGTCGCGGCAATAAGGCGCATGTATAAGGCCAATGGCGAAGTCGATCAGAACTTGGCCGATATTTGCGCCAGGGCCAGCGAAAGCTTGCGCAAGACGCTTCTCAAGGCGACGACCCTCGTCAACCACGGCACCCGCCGCGGCCGCGAAACGCCACAGCATCGTGTCGACCGGATTCTCAACCTCAATGCCCGCAAGGCCGGCTGAGAAGAATCTCGCTTTCGACCGTCCCGGCTCTTTCACTCTTACAACTTTCACAGTGCAAAGGCATCGGCCGCGGCATGGACCGAGCCGGCGCCTTCGGTGATATTTCGCTCAAGGCCGGACGCGCCGGTCGCAATATTTTCAGCGAAGAATCGCGCCAAGGCGATGCGCGCGGCGAGCAATGGATCGCTCGCTCCCCTGCTCATCAAGCGATGCGCGGAAAGAGCCCCGCGCGCGAGCGCCGTGCCGCCCCGTGCCAAGCCGAACAGCCGCAGAAAAGGCGAAGCGCCGGCGAGTATGTCTTTCGGCCGTGTTTCGAGATTGGCGCGCATGAAATCCACGGCCCGTTCCAAAGACGCGACCGCTTCGCCAAGCCGAATCGGCATTGCGCCGAAAGCCTCCGCGTTGATGCTCTCCAAGGCGGCGATGATCTCCCGCATATCGGCCAATTCGGCGCGCATGGCCTCACCGCCCGAAAGCGGCAATTTGCGCAAAACGAGGTCCATTGCCTGAATGCCATTGGTGCCTTCGTAGATGGCGGCAATTCTGACATCGCGCATCAATTGAGCCGCGCCCATGTCTTCGATGTAGCCCATGCCGCCATGAACCTGCACACCGAGCGAGGCCACCTCATTGCCTATGTCGGTTGAAAAAGCTTTCGCGAGCGGCGTCAGCAGGCCGGCGCGCTCGGAGGCCTTTTTGCGTTTCTCCACATCTGGCTCGCGCTGCGACCGGTCGATCGAGTCCGCCGTCATGAGGCAGATGGCGCGCGCCGCCAGAACCAAAGCCTTCATGGTCATCAGCATGCGCTGCACATCCGGATGCCGGATGATCTCGCTCATCGCATCCGACTTTTCGCCGGGCGCGCGGCCCTGCCTGCGTTCGCGCGCGTGATAAAGCGCCAGTTGCGTCGCGCGCTCGGCGATCGCAACGCCCTGCATGCCAACATTCAGCCGCGCATTGTTCATCATCGTAAACATGCAGGCGAGGCCTCTATGCGGCTCGCCGATCAGCCAGCCGCGCGCGCCTTCTTTTTCGCCGAACACCATGGCACAGGTCGGCGAACCATGGATGCCGAGCTTATGTTCGAGCGAGATGCAGCGCAGATCATTTCGCGCGCCGAGCGATCCATCGGCGTCAGCCAAAAATTTCGGCACGAGAAACAGCGAAATACCGCGCGTGCCCTCCGGCGCATCGGGCAGACGCGCCAGGACGAGATGCACGATATTTTCAGCCATATCGTGATCGCCGAAGGTGATGAAGATCTTGGAGCCGAAGATTCGATAGCTGCCATCGGCCTCGGGCACCGCGCGGGTTTTGAGACCTGAAAGGTCGGAGCCCGCCTGCGGCTCGGTCAGATTCATCGTCGCGGTCCAGGTGCCTGCGACGAGCCTCGGCAGATAAAGCGCCTGCAACTCCGGCGAGCCATGAACCCGGAGCGCTTCGATCGCGCCGATCGTCAGCAAGGGACAAAGACCGAAAGCCATATTGGCGGCGGTCCAGATCTCGATACAGGCCGCGTTGAGCAGAATGGGCAGGCCGAAGCCGCCATGTTCGAGCGGGCCGCTGACCCTGTTCCAACCCGCTTGCGCCCATTGCGCATAGGCGGCCGGCCAACCCTCCGGCGTGCGGACCTGGCCGCCTATAAGCCTCGCGCCCTCCCGGTCGCCGATGCGATCGAGCGGCAAAAGCAGATGTTCGGCGAGACGTCCGGCCTCGGTCAGCGTCGCTTCGGCGAAACCATCGGCGAGATCGGCGTAAAGCCCGTCTTCGATACCGCGATCGAGGCCCGCCTCATGCAACATGGCGAAGAGGATTTCCGCGACCGGCGCGTGATAGATCATCGATCCGCTCTCCCCTTCTACCTCGTTCAACGCTAGAACAGCTTATAGCGGCGCGACGACCTGCGTCCATCGAGGCACGTTTTCAGTCCATGACTTTAGTCATCACGCTCGACGATCAGAACAGAAAGACCGCGCTTGCCGAGGCTGCGCGGATTTTGCTGAGCGGCGGTACCGTCGCCTTTCCGACAGAGACCGTCTATGGCCTGGGTGCGGATGCAACCTCTGCCGAAGCCGTTGCACGCATCTATGCGGCGAAAGGCAGGCCTTCCTTCAATCCGCTGATCGCGCATGTCGCAAACCTTGAGGCCGCGCGGCAACAAGGGCTGTTTTCAACAGAGGCGGAGGCGCTTGCCAAAGCGTTCTGGCCTGGGCCTCTCACTCTGGTTTTGCCTTTGGCCGGAAGCGCCACGGTCTGCGGCCTCGCGCGCGCGGGCCTTGACAGCGTTGCACTGCGCGTTCCCGATCATCCCGTTGCGCAAGCGCTGATCGCGGCCGTGGGGCGCCCGCTCGCCGCGCCCTCCGCCAATCGATCGGGCCATATCAGCCCCGTGACGGCGGCCCATGTTTTCACGGATTTGAATGGCGCAATCGACATGATCCTCGATGGCGGACCGACCCTTGTCGGCCTCGAATCGACCATCGTTGCTTGCCTCGACGACACACCGCGTCTGCTGCGGCCGGGCGGAATCGCACGGGAAAATATCGAAGCCGTCTTGGGACGGCCCTTGAAAGAGGCCGCGTCATCGGCGACGCCGGCCGCGCCGGGCATGCTGGCCTCGCATTATGCGCCTCGCGCGCAATTGCGTCTCAACGCTGCTGCGCGGGCCGAAGATGAAAGCGGCCTCGATTTCGGCGGCACCTTCGCGTCAAGCCCGGATGTGCTCGACCTTTCGCCGCGCGGCGATCTCATCGAGGCCGCCGCGCATCTGTTCGATTATCTGCATAAGCTCGATGCAGCGGGAAAGCCCGTCATCGCCGTCGCACCCATCCCGCATCACGGGCTCGGCGAGGCGATCAACGACCGGCTCGCGCGGGCAGCGGCACCGCGGTGAATGGCTCACTCGCCCTCGCGCTTCGAGACGCGCTCCTAAAGGAGCGCTCCTCAGCATGAGGGCTTTGATAGAGCGAACCTCTTAGCCCTCACCCTGAGGTGCGAGCCATAGGGCGTTGCGAAGCGACGCCCGTCGCAAGCGACGGGCTATGGCGAGCCTCGAAGGGCGAGGGCAGCAGCCGTCTCGAAGTGCGAGGGCTTTAGATCGCTACATCCCGCGATAGTTGGGCCCGCCGCCGCCTTCCGGCGGCAGCCATACGATGTTTTGCGCCGGGTCCTTGATATCGCAGCTTTTGCAATGGACGCAGTTTTGCGCATTGATGACGAAGCGCGGATCGGCCTTCGCGGCCTCGTTGCCGTAGAGCACTTCATAGACGCCCGCCGGGCAATAGAGCCGCGCCGGCTCGCCGTAATTCGGCAGGTTCATCTCGATCGGAATGGAGGGATCCATCAGATGCAGATGGACCGGCTGGTCCTCCTCATGATTGGTGTTCGAAATGAAAACCGATGACAGCTTGTCGAAGCTGCGGACACCATCGGGCTTGCCATAGGTCAGAGCATGCGCGGCCGAAAGCGGCGTCAAGGACTCGTAATCGGCTCCGTCATGCTTGAGCGTGCCGAAGAGGGAAAAGCCGAAAAGCTGGTTCGTCCACATGTCGAGCCCGCCGAGCGCGATACCGGCATAGGTGCCGAATTTCGACCAAAGCGGCTTGGCATTGCGCACCTTGAACAGGTCGCGGCCGATGTCGGATGCCCGCCACGCCTCTTCATAAGTGGCGATCTTGTCGTTGGCGCGGCCGGCCTTCAAGGCGTCGGTCACATGCTCGGCCGCGAGCATGCCGGAGAGGATCGCATTATGCGATCCCTTGATGCGCGGCACATTGACGAAGCCCGCAGCGCAGCCGATCAAAACGCCGCCTGGAAAACTTAAAGTTGGCACGGATTGATAACCGCCTTCGGTGATCGCACGCGCGCCATAGGAAAGCCGCGTCCCGCCTTCGAAGGTCGGTGCGATCAGAGGATGCGTCTTGAAGCGCTGGAACTCGTCGAAAGGCGAGAGCGTCGGGTTCTTGTAATTCAAATGCACGACGAAGCCGACCGAGACGAGCCCCTCGCCGAAATGATAGAGAAACGAGCCGCCGCCCGTCTCGCCATCGAGCGGCCAGCCGAAGGAATGCTGCACGAGGCCAGGCTTGTGCCGCGCCGGCTCGACCTGCCAAAGCTCCTTCAGTCCGATGCCGAATTTCTGCGGCTCGTGGCCCTCGTCGAGCCCGAATGTCGCGATGAGCTGCTTCGTCAGCGAGCCGCGCGCGCCCTCTGCGAAAAGCGTATATTTGCCGCGAAGCTCCATGCCGCGCACGAAGGAATCCTTGAGATGCCCGTCCCGCGCGATTCCCATGTCGCCCGTCGCGATGCCGCGCACCTCGCCATCATCGCCGTAAAGCACTTCGACCGCCGCGAAGCCCGGATAAATATCGACGCCTAGCGCTTCGGCGCGGGCGCCGAGCCAGCGCACGAGATCGCCGAGCGAACCGATGAAATTGCCATGGTTGCCCATCAGTTTCGGCAGCACGGCATTGGGCAGCCGGAAACTCCAGGTGGCGCCCAGAAGATAAAAACGGTCGTCCGCGACCTTTGTCTTCAACGGGCAGGCCTTGTCGTCGCGCCAATCCGGCAGGAGCCGATCGAGGCCGACCGGATCGATCACCGCGCCGGACAGAATATGGGCACCGAGCTCGGAGCCCTTTTCGACGACGACAATGCTGATGTCGGGCGAAAGCTGCTTCAGGCGGATCGCGGCGGCAAGGCCCGCCGGGCCTGCGCCGACGATCACGACATCGAAATCCATGCTTTCGCGCGCAGGCAGATGCGGACGCGTCTCGGCCATCACAAGCTCCCGTTGAGGCCT
The Methyloferula stellata AR4 DNA segment above includes these coding regions:
- a CDS encoding FAD-binding oxidoreductase, translating into MAQTALSLAPDLLQRFAAIAGEAHVLTRDADMAPYLCEPRELYRGRALCVVRPASTQEVAAIVALCNETGTSLVPQGGNTGLVGGQTPDTSGHEIVLSLTRLNRLRELDLASNTMIVEAGMILANVQAEADRADRFFPLSLAAEGSCTIGGNLATNAGGTAVIAYGSARDLVLGLEVVLADGRILSDLSKLRKDNTGYDLKHLFMGSEGTLGIITAAVLKLFPKPRAIETAFVGLASPEAALDLLSLTRAMAGPALTTFELISARAFDFVLRHGESVRPPLQDGHAWYVLLELTSPNAHGLSESMLALLEAASAQGTIENAAVAATLDQRQDFWRLRELIPDVQKREGGSIKHDVSLPISAVPTFLKEVDSAVTAAMPGARLVPFGHLGDGNIHCNVSQPEGADKAAFLARWAEINAIVHAVVTAHRGSISAEHGIGQLKRDLLPSVKDPVALDLMRVLKKTLDPKGILNPGKVL
- a CDS encoding tautomerase family protein codes for the protein MPLVRVSILKGKPPEYRHAILNNIYQAMREAFNVPEEDRFMTLTEHEESDFVFSPTYLDISRTSDLIMIQITANNTRTLDQKKALYARIAELLVKNPGVRPEDILINLVEVAKENWSFGHGIAQYA
- a CDS encoding SOS response-associated peptidase, with the protein product MCGRFAITSTPQAVRLFFGYTDQPNFPPRYNIAPSQPVPIIRHERNISGAMERRFVLARWGFLPGFVKDPKGFPLIFNARSETLLQKASFKNAVKRRRCLFFADVFYEWRPGHKTIPPQPFLIRRQDRTLMAFAGLWETWMGPNGEELDTACIVTTAANGATAAIHPRLPAVLEQKSFDLWLDNETERVDDALRLLRPPENDVLEFFEIGPGVNKVANDTPDIQEPAAPSATPAPAKPQKRDVPEQGSLF
- a CDS encoding acyl-CoA dehydrogenase — translated: MIYHAPVAEILFAMLHEAGLDRGIEDGLYADLADGFAEATLTEAGRLAEHLLLPLDRIGDREGARLIGGQVRTPEGWPAAYAQWAQAGWNRVSGPLEHGGFGLPILLNAACIEIWTAANMAFGLCPLLTIGAIEALRVHGSPELQALYLPRLVAGTWTATMNLTEPQAGSDLSGLKTRAVPEADGSYRIFGSKIFITFGDHDMAENIVHLVLARLPDAPEGTRGISLFLVPKFLADADGSLGARNDLRCISLEHKLGIHGSPTCAMVFGEKEGARGWLIGEPHRGLACMFTMMNNARLNVGMQGVAIAERATQLALYHARERRQGRAPGEKSDAMSEIIRHPDVQRMLMTMKALVLAARAICLMTADSIDRSQREPDVEKRKKASERAGLLTPLAKAFSTDIGNEVASLGVQVHGGMGYIEDMGAAQLMRDVRIAAIYEGTNGIQAMDLVLRKLPLSGGEAMRAELADMREIIAALESINAEAFGAMPIRLGEAVASLERAVDFMRANLETRPKDILAGASPFLRLFGLARGGTALARGALSAHRLMSRGASDPLLAARIALARFFAENIATGASGLERNITEGAGSVHAAADAFAL
- a CDS encoding L-threonylcarbamoyladenylate synthase, with the protein product MTLVITLDDQNRKTALAEAARILLSGGTVAFPTETVYGLGADATSAEAVARIYAAKGRPSFNPLIAHVANLEAARQQGLFSTEAEALAKAFWPGPLTLVLPLAGSATVCGLARAGLDSVALRVPDHPVAQALIAAVGRPLAAPSANRSGHISPVTAAHVFTDLNGAIDMILDGGPTLVGLESTIVACLDDTPRLLRPGGIARENIEAVLGRPLKEAASSATPAAPGMLASHYAPRAQLRLNAAARAEDESGLDFGGTFASSPDVLDLSPRGDLIEAAAHLFDYLHKLDAAGKPVIAVAPIPHHGLGEAINDRLARAAAPR
- a CDS encoding electron transfer flavoprotein-ubiquinone oxidoreductase, translated to MAETRPHLPARESMDFDVVIVGAGPAGLAAAIRLKQLSPDISIVVVEKGSELGAHILSGAVIDPVGLDRLLPDWRDDKACPLKTKVADDRFYLLGATWSFRLPNAVLPKLMGNHGNFIGSLGDLVRWLGARAEALGVDIYPGFAAVEVLYGDDGEVRGIATGDMGIARDGHLKDSFVRGMELRGKYTLFAEGARGSLTKQLIATFGLDEGHEPQKFGIGLKELWQVEPARHKPGLVQHSFGWPLDGETGGGSFLYHFGEGLVSVGFVVHLNYKNPTLSPFDEFQRFKTHPLIAPTFEGGTRLSYGARAITEGGYQSVPTLSFPGGVLIGCAAGFVNVPRIKGSHNAILSGMLAAEHVTDALKAGRANDKIATYEEAWRASDIGRDLFKVRNAKPLWSKFGTYAGIALGGLDMWTNQLFGFSLFGTLKHDGADYESLTPLSAAHALTYGKPDGVRSFDKLSSVFISNTNHEEDQPVHLHLMDPSIPIEMNLPNYGEPARLYCPAGVYEVLYGNEAAKADPRFVINAQNCVHCKSCDIKDPAQNIVWLPPEGGGGPNYRGM